The following nucleotide sequence is from Rattus norvegicus strain BN/NHsdMcwi chromosome 13, GRCr8, whole genome shotgun sequence.
TTTATAAAGTGaaactgtagaactagagtttcataaaggttactcattgtcagagcccgaatgtgcagaactagagtttcataaaggttgctcattgtcagagtccggatgtgcagggccagacgtgcctgagggagagccagagataggacttgccaaaccagctatcagccccaaggacattgatcatctgtagccaccccctccccttccttcacccccctgagtgagatgagccaccctacctgcctgccgagctgctagagagcacgtactccttgctgatgtaatttcgcgccgaaagtaactgtgcaccatttgaattgaccaatcatgtgtaaccgcgtgaatgcccctaacctcccctatataaacccccagagtttggaagctcggggtcgattcctctgtctcctgtgtgatacgtgtcgacccgggacctcgttaataaaagctacctcttgctgttacatcaagaatggctactcgtgattcctgggggcaccccaccccgcgatcggagcgagagatgcGGCTCCctgtttaggggtacgctctttcaaaaCCATGGTGACCCCGAGATGTTATAAGGTTCTGTACACTTCCCAAACATTCTCACCCCAGAAGGAAACCACAGACACAGCagacctctctctgcctctgcccagtCCCTAAAAACCACCAAGCTATGTCCTGTCTACATTTTCCTAGTTCAAATAAAGGCACTCATGGAAACCATAGGTAACCCGTGGGTCTGGCTTTCTTCACACGTTGAGGCCCGGGAACATGCGCTCCATTCCTTCTTACAGCTACCGAAGGACCACGGTGGATGCTCATGGCATGTCTCACCCTGGTGCATCTACAGAGATGCTTGGATCACCTCTTGGCCATTGGTGATATTCTATAAAACTATTTATGTCACAAACACTTATGAAGGCAAACACCCTTTCAcatgaaaaactaaaataaaagaacattagCTCGGGTAGCTGTTCAATTTTTGTTTCAAGGCAAGAGTCTTACGTACCCTAACCTGTAGGGTAACCAACCAAAAATCACTTTGAACTATTtttccactctgtgtgtgtgtgtgtgtgtgtgtgtgtgtgtgtgtgtgtgtgtgtgtgttttgagagaggatgtctctgtgtagccctggctctcctgcagctcactctgtagaccaggctagccttgaaccttgaactcacacagtACCCTTACCCACAGAGCCAGATCTTGGGCTCTGATTTTCTTGCCTCCACTTccaaggtgctgggattacaggtgcgcACCACCATACCTAGTCTACACACCCTAGAACTCCAGCCAGGACTTTAGGCTCACTAGGCCAGCACCCAACCACCCGGGCACACTGGCAGCCCAGCcttctgtttcatttgtttgcttcCTCGTTTGTTTACAAATGGGGTTtcccctggccatcctggaacttgccaGAGATCCgattgcttctgcctccccagagctgggatttaaggtgtgcaccTCCAACTGACTGACTTAGTCTTTTTCAGAAAAGCCATCCTAATGAGTGCTGTTTGATTCCTCAGTTTCAGCCAGGGTGAGTTCTTTGTTAATAGGCTCTTGttatatatagcccaggctggccctgtaTTACCACTCATCCTGTCCCACCTGGGATTACTGGTGGGTTTCCTAGCTTTGGCTTCATGTTGACACCATCACTGACTTTACTTACCTCACTTGGATGAGTAAATGCTAATATTCTGCTGTGAAGGGATCCGGGTGCCCCAGCTCTGCCACCCTCCCTGGCTCTTCCCACCCGCTGTTAGGAATCCTATTTGCACCTCTAGTGTATGCACAATGCTTGGCACAGAGTGGCCACCCCCAAAACTTCCCTAATGCCAGCCACCAACTAAGGCTCTGTGTCATCTCCTCACTTTCGGATGGCATCCTTACTCCCCAAAGTCCTACTTCACTCCAACAATGCGTTTTACCGTCGCCTGCTTGTGAAGAAGACTGAGCCATATCATTCAGAATGATAAACTAAACTCCCGGCAAGCGACCGAGTGTCTCGGGTGTGACAAAGGTCACCCACTGGAGACTACTGATAACTGGACACTAATTCCGGAAAGTCCAGGGGACTTTGgccagcacacacacaatcagtgaGTTTTGtgattccccccaccccacctccctccctagCCTTGTCTAGGTCAAGAGAGCAATTCTGCTTTTTTAGGGCAGGGGGCATCTAGAAACCAGAACCATGTACCCTGCAAATGAAACTcattccatccatccttcctcttgctctcccaccaaagtaaaaaGGCAGGCAGAACATCCTAAGTTTCGGGGTGCAAGAGATCGTTGATTAGAGAAGGGGATGCATTGACTGAGTTAGCAGGCCCCGTGGGTTAACGCGGGCGTCTAGGATTCAATCACCTAACGTTCTCCTGTGGCGGGGTACCCGGGAAAGAGTGTGGGAGATAGACGGTCCCGGACTACAGCTTCGCAACTGGGCCCAAGGTTCCAAGTCAACTACCCTCAGCATTCCCACCAGCTCCAACTGGGAGCAAGGGTCCTGCCCGCCTAAGTCTAGTGACCGTACCGGGGGCATTGGGGACACGGGCACAACTCCACCCAGCGCGACTCCCGGTTCTGTCTGAATCAGAGCGGCCCGGCCCTGGGGACCTACCTTGCCGTACTTCTTCAGTTTTCGCCGGTACCTCTTCTTGGGTTTGTCGCCTGGCGCCGGCTCCTCCAGGGAGTCGTAGCGCTCCGGCAGCGCAGCCAGGTGCACCCTGCGTGCGCTCGGGGTCCCGGCGCGCCGCCCGTCCTCTTCCCGCTCACAGTCCTGGCTCTCCGGGTCCTCGTCCTCGCCCTCCAAGTGCTCCACGATAGCATCTGTCTCCTCGTCACCGGCGCGGCGCAATCGCCCCAGGGGCCCTCGGCCCACCAAGCTGCTCGCCTTGCTTCGGAGCCGGGCGCCCACCGTCATGATGCCGCGGAGCTGCGGAGAAGGGCCCGGGCTAGGAGGCAACCTTTGCTCTATGCCCCGCCCCGCTCCTGCCCCAGCGGACCGCCCCGGTCCGGTGCGCTCCGGCAACCGTAGGTCGCAGCACACCCACGCGGTGGGGTCCAGGACTACGGGCGGAGCGACAGGCGCGGGCTTAGCCAGACCGGACATAAAGCTTTCCGGAGAACCCTACAGCAGAAGCCAGAGCTCAGGGCAGGCAAGTTCGGCTGCACTGGGAACAGAATCCAAACAACAGACCTACTACAGGTGCAGGCACTTAAAACTGACCGGGcgtggtgcacacacctttaatccctgcaagtgggagactgaggcaggtagatctccgaGCTCAAGGCTATCCTGGTTCACAAGTTCcgggatagccaaggctacaaaataaaacaaataaacaaatggtgGAGATGGTATTGATCATGAAGGTTCCTcagtgctggcgaggatgtactGACAGGgtcatgaaaatattattttcaggcctggggatgtagctcagttaggAGAATGCTCCCTTAGCATACACGAAGTCCTGGGCTTTTATCCCCAGCGGCACAGAAGCCCCAGAAAGGTGGTGGCACGCGCTTGTAAATCTCAGAACctagaagtggaggcagaaggattaagggttcaaagtcattcttggcTACCGTGAGTATGAGGTCAGCCCGGGCTACatgataccttgtctcaaacacaaaTAAGGAGTGCGTTATTTAAGAAAATGGTAACGCGCTGAGTGTATTTCACGTATATTTTTGTCTTCACAACGTTTCTCTGCCTGACTATCGGCATGCCTGTCTCCTATCAAAACATTCCATACATACTTACAACTAAGTAAAGGGTGGAGTCCGTCCTTGAAAAGCTAAGCAGGCATTTAGACAGCTCGTTCTTGGCAGTGCAACCTGGACAACAGCTATCAAACCCTGTGTGTGTGGGGCTCTCACTCCGCTTTATAGGAAGGAGAGATGAGATCAGTTTTTACAGAAACGAAGCAAGACTGGCTTCTTTGTTGTTTTCAGATCAAATCTTCTTACATTAAATTGATTCCTGAACATTTTAGAGACATGgcagtgttttgttttataaagattcatttaaaaaaacctatttttaattatgtgtaagtATGAACAGAGTCTTTGGCCCGGAGCCGGAGTTACAGACACGTGATGTGGTTGCTAGAAATCCATCTCTGGTCCTCTGAAGGAACAGTATAttctcttaatggctgagccatctctccagtcagttTCTAACATTTAAACTTTCTTCCTCCATGGCCAGACATCTCCAATAGCCCCTTGTTCAGATACCTGGAAGCAGTTCTTCCCACAGTTAGTGAATGTGGCTTCCACTTTGGAATGAGAAACACCTGCTTCTATACttgtttgcatttttttatttaatgtcttcTGCAGAACTAGATCTTTTTGGTGTCTTAAGAGGTTTTTAAAGCATTATTGCCCCTTTGATCTGAAAGGGCCAGAGTTGAGGTCattctaaggccagtgggaaaattccacctcaaacctccaagcacaaagacccctccctGGAAGGTAGGGCTGGTTTAGTTCCCAGAGCAACTGCAAGCCAAACTGACAaacaaagccacctgtgactcccagCAGACCTCCCCTTGACTCCCAACCGTTCCCCTGATAAGTCCAGAATGGTCCACTAATCACGAGTCAGCTTAGAGGTCACTTTGCCCCATCAATAATACCCTGCCTTTTtaccaattgtttgcaaggtatataactccctgccAGAGTCTGCTTGGGGTCTTCTCGccttgaagtgggaggaccccGACGTGTTGGAATAAAACTCCTCTTGCTATTGGATCAATCACCGTCtccgtgagtctcattcaagaggtcccaGGAGAGATTCAACTCAGACCTCACAGATCTTGTGTTCCTGGTTTTGAAGTCTTTTCCATTCTTGCTTgatttctgtacttttttttttcttctggagcaTCTCATACAGATTCTTCACTGGAGctttttcttcagtttgtttcttcttcatcattgtcatcatcaccaTTGTGAATTCTGATTGAACCCCTTCTGGGAACCCTTGTAAGGAACTCATGGAGGTAGcgatcgatgcaaaagcaagaggagcttTATTGATCCAACACTCACTGGGGTTGACTCCCTTTGGAGagagatgaccctgagcagacCTTAATAGGGAGTTATTTACCTTTGATAGAGACATACTTCAAACAATAGGGCAGACCAATGAACagtggtaactaggcagggtactatagGTGGGGCGAAGCGACTTCCAAACTGACTTGTGGTT
It contains:
- the C13h1orf115 gene encoding required for drug-induced death protein 1, with protein sequence MTVGARLRSKASSLVGRGPLGRLRRAGDEETDAIVEHLEGEDEDPESQDCEREEDGRRAGTPSARRVHLAALPERYDSLEEPAPGDKPKKRYRRKLKKYGKNVGKAISKGCRYIVIGLQGFAAAYSAPFGVATSVVSFVR